In Pleomorphomonas sp. T1.2MG-36, the genomic stretch GCCGGCTTGGCCCCAAGCTCTTCACGAATTCTCCAAATCCACCCACGCCGGTTCCCCATTGTTCGACGCGGTGGGAATCGTCGCCACCCCCGCGGACCAAGGCGGCAATTATTTCCACACGCTTATGGTAAACAAGTTATTAACGGCCGGAGGGCGTTCCGACGGGATTGGCGGAAAACCGCCAGAACCGGTTTATGAAGATTTGCATTATTCACGGCAATTTTTGCCGGGTGTGCTCAAAAGGCGTCGCAAAACGAAAGGGCGGCCGATCCGTCCGGACCGGCCGCCCTTCGAAAGTGGTCGTCTGAAGTCCCGTCAGGGACGATATTGCTGGATGCGCGTGGCCCTGAGGCCGGCGAGCCCATGCTTGTCGATGGACTGCTGCCAGGACAGGAATTCCTCGACGGTAAGGGTGTAGCGCTTGCAGGCTTCCTCCAGCGAGAGGAGGCCACCACGGACGGCGGCAACGACCTCGGCCTTGCGG encodes the following:
- the sciP gene encoding CtrA inhibitor SciP — protein: MTEQMRPRVKYVIGPDGSPLTIADLPPEGTQRWVIRRKAEVVAAVRGGLLSLEEACKRYTLTVEEFLSWQQSIDKHGLAGLRATRIQQYRP